From the Salmo trutta chromosome 2, fSalTru1.1, whole genome shotgun sequence genome, one window contains:
- the LOC115148704 gene encoding extensin-like: MVPGEWRKKYLPTTSPESPTSASPPHLRSPTSHSPPHLRSTTSASPPPPQVTHLCLAPPPQVTHLSLAPPHLRSPTSHSPPPPQVTHLSLAPPTSGQPPLPRPPPPQVTHLCLGPPPQVTHLSLAPPHLRSPTSASPPHLRSPTSHSPPPPQVNHLCLAPPPQVTHLCLAPPPQVTHLCLAPPTSGHPPLTRPPTSGQPPLPRPPTSGQPPLPRPPTSGHPPLTRPPTSGHPPLTRPPTSGQPPLPRPPHLRSPTSASPPHLRSPTSASPPHLRSPTSASPPHLRSPTSASPPHLRWKFPLLAVSSGLLTSRCTNMWLTKLWCVYPVGITPSCSALTLFYVQSVATDANGRDRNSVCV; the protein is encoded by the exons GTCACCCACCTCTGCCTCGCCCCCCCACCTCAGGTCACCCACCTCTCACTCGCCCCCCCACCTCAGGTCAACCACCTCTGCCTCGCCCCCCCCACCTCAGGTCACCCACCTCTGCCTCGCCCCCCCACCTCAGGTCACCCACCTCTCACTCGCCCCCCCCCACCTCAGGTCACCCACCTCTCACTCGCCCCCCCCACCTCAGGTCACCCACCTCTCACTCGCCCCCCCCACCTCAGGTCAACCACCTCTGCCTCGCCCCCCCCCACCTCAGGTCACCCACCTCTGCCTCGGCCCCCCACCTCAGGTCACCCACCTCTCACTCGCCCCCCCCCACCTCAGGTCACCCACCTCTGCCTCGCCCCCCCACCTCAGGTCACCCACCTCTCACTCGCCCCCCCCACCTCAGGTCAACCACCTCTGCCTCGCCCCCCCACCTCAGGTCACCCACCTCTGCCTCGCCCCCCCACCTCAGGTCACCCACCTCTGCCTCGCCCCCCCCACCTCAGGTCACCCACCTCTCACTCGCCCCCCCACCTCAGGTCAACCACCTCTGCCTCGCCCCCCCACCTCAGGTCAACCACCTCTGCCTCGCCCCCCCACCTCAGGTCACCCACCTCTCACTCGCCCCCCCACCTCAGGTCACCCACCTCTCACTCGCCCCCCCACCTCAGGTCAACCACCTCTGCCTCGCCCCCCCCACCTCAGGTCACCCACCTCTGCCTCGCCCCCCCACCTCAGGTCACCCACCTCTGCCTCGCCCCCCCACCTCAGGTCACCCACCTCTGCCTCGCCCCCCCACCTCAGGTCACCCACCTCTGCCTCGCCCCCGCACCTCAG ATGGAAGTTTCCTCTACTTGCAGTGTCCTCTGGGCTGCTGACGTCTCGCTGTACCAACATGTGGCTTACTAAACTGTGGTGTGTTTACCCTGTCGGCATCACGCCATCTTGCTCTGCTCTCACACTCTTCTACGTCCAATCAGTGGCCACAGATGCCAATGGAAGAGACAGGAACTCGGTGTGTGTCTGA